In Acinetobacter sp. TGL-Y2, a genomic segment contains:
- a CDS encoding MFS transporter yields MDLISRVQRLPIGKFHYTLLWVIGLGWMFDAMDTGLISFILAKMAEDWQMSPAEKGWVVSIGFVGMAIGAVCSGGLADRIGRKAVFAGTLVIYSLATAACAFAPNLTWLLVFRFVVGLGLGGQLPVAVTLVSEYIPAHVRGRFIVLLESFWGLGWLVAALVSYFVIPKFDWQMAFLLGGLPALYVFVILKKVPESIPYLINRGRIDEAHALVQKIERQCGVEVIEKIEVKAVSSQKNISFRQLWTGGFARRSLMLWLIWFGIVYSYYGIFTWLPSLLVKEGYTIVQSFEYVLIMILAQLPGYVVAAWLVEKLGRKPTLAGFIGFCAVSAYFFGQADSVATIMFWGCLMSFFNLGAWGVLYTYTPEQYPTNIRAFGSGWAAAVGRIGGIVAPLVVTHMMVAENGFSHVFMMFTAVLLTVAFVIVILGEETKGKTLESLGM; encoded by the coding sequence ATGGATTTAATCTCACGCGTACAACGACTCCCGATTGGCAAATTCCATTACACCTTACTTTGGGTGATTGGTTTGGGCTGGATGTTTGATGCCATGGATACAGGATTGATTTCCTTTATTTTGGCAAAAATGGCGGAAGACTGGCAGATGTCACCTGCTGAAAAAGGTTGGGTGGTCTCAATTGGTTTTGTCGGCATGGCGATTGGCGCAGTCTGTTCAGGCGGATTGGCAGATCGGATTGGGCGTAAAGCTGTGTTTGCTGGCACATTGGTCATCTATAGCCTTGCAACCGCAGCTTGTGCTTTTGCACCAAATTTAACCTGGCTGTTGGTATTTCGTTTTGTGGTGGGTTTGGGGTTAGGCGGACAACTGCCTGTTGCTGTGACCCTAGTCAGTGAATATATTCCTGCGCATGTACGTGGTCGTTTTATTGTCCTTTTGGAAAGCTTTTGGGGACTAGGCTGGTTGGTGGCAGCACTAGTGTCTTATTTTGTCATTCCAAAGTTTGATTGGCAGATGGCTTTTTTATTGGGTGGATTACCTGCGCTGTATGTCTTTGTCATTTTAAAGAAAGTACCTGAATCTATTCCGTATTTGATTAACCGTGGGCGGATTGACGAAGCACATGCATTGGTACAAAAAATTGAGCGCCAGTGCGGTGTAGAAGTCATTGAAAAAATTGAAGTGAAAGCAGTTTCAAGTCAAAAAAATATCTCATTTCGTCAGCTCTGGACGGGGGGCTTTGCACGTCGTAGTTTAATGCTGTGGCTGATTTGGTTTGGTATTGTGTATTCATATTACGGTATTTTTACTTGGTTACCGAGCCTTTTGGTCAAAGAAGGCTATACCATTGTTCAGTCTTTTGAATATGTCTTAATCATGATCTTGGCGCAGTTGCCAGGTTATGTGGTGGCAGCATGGCTGGTGGAGAAACTGGGACGTAAACCGACGTTGGCTGGTTTTATCGGCTTTTGTGCGGTTTCTGCTTATTTCTTTGGACAAGCCGATAGCGTTGCGACCATTATGTTCTGGGGCTGTCTCATGTCCTTCTTTAACTTGGGTGCATGGGGTGTGTTGTATACTTATACACCAGAGCAGTATCCGACCAATATCCGTGCCTTTGGTTCAGGCTGGGCGGCAGCCGTGGGGCGTATTGGGGGGATTGTTGCACCCTTAGTCGTAACGCATATGATGGTGGCTGAAAATGGCTTTAGTCATGTATTTATGATGTTCACCGCAGTTTTACTGACCGTGGCTTTTGTGATTGTGATCTTGGGTGAAGAAACCAAAGGCAAAACCTTAGAATCCTTAGGCATGTAA